In Mycobacterium sp. JS623, one genomic interval encodes:
- the mnmA gene encoding tRNA 2-thiouridine(34) synthase MnmA yields MSVLVAMSGGVDSSVAAARMVDAGHDVVGVHLALSAAPGTLRTGSRGCCSKEDAGDARRVADVLDIPFYVWDFADRFAEDVIDDFVESYARGETPNPCVRCNERIKFSALAARALALGFDAVATGHYARLTDGRLRRAVDADKDQSYVLGVLNAEQLRHAVFPVGDTPKPQIREEAARRGLAVAEKPDSHDICFIPSGDTRAFLGARIGVRRGSVVDSGGTVLAEHEGVHGFTIGQRKGLGIAGPGPDGQPRYVTGIDAETGTVHVGDKADLDVWTLTGERPVFTSGVAPDGPVECDVQVRAHGGIADGVAELREGQLVVDLRAALRGVAPGQTMVLYRRDPDGDEVIGSATITR; encoded by the coding sequence ATGAGCGTGCTCGTCGCGATGAGCGGCGGCGTCGACTCCTCGGTCGCCGCCGCCAGGATGGTCGACGCCGGCCATGACGTCGTGGGCGTGCATCTGGCGTTGTCGGCGGCGCCGGGCACACTGCGCACGGGTTCGCGCGGCTGCTGCTCCAAAGAGGACGCCGGTGACGCGCGCCGCGTCGCCGATGTACTCGACATCCCGTTCTACGTCTGGGATTTCGCGGACCGCTTTGCCGAAGACGTGATCGACGACTTCGTTGAGTCGTACGCGCGCGGCGAGACCCCGAACCCCTGTGTGCGGTGCAACGAGCGAATCAAGTTCTCCGCGTTGGCCGCTCGCGCGCTGGCACTGGGTTTCGATGCCGTCGCAACGGGTCATTACGCGCGGCTGACCGACGGCCGCCTGCGCCGCGCCGTCGACGCCGACAAGGATCAGTCGTATGTGCTGGGTGTGCTGAACGCCGAGCAGCTGCGCCATGCGGTGTTCCCAGTCGGCGACACTCCCAAGCCGCAGATTCGCGAGGAAGCCGCGCGGCGAGGCCTGGCGGTGGCGGAAAAGCCCGACAGCCATGACATCTGCTTCATCCCCTCGGGGGACACCCGCGCATTCCTCGGCGCCCGCATCGGTGTGCGACGTGGCTCGGTCGTCGACTCGGGTGGCACCGTGCTCGCCGAACACGAAGGCGTGCACGGCTTTACGATCGGACAGCGCAAGGGTCTCGGCATCGCGGGTCCCGGCCCGGACGGGCAGCCGCGCTATGTCACGGGCATCGACGCCGAGACCGGGACCGTCCACGTCGGCGACAAGGCTGATCTAGACGTCTGGACGCTCACGGGCGAGCGGCCGGTGTTCACCTCCGGTGTTGCGCCGGACGGTCCGGTGGAGTGTGACGTGCAGGTGCGCGCTCATGGCGGCATCGCTGACGGCGTGGCCGAACTGCGCGAGGGGCAGTTGGTGGTCGATCTGCGCGCCGCACTGCGTGGAGTGGCGCCTGGGCAGACGATGGTGCTCTACCGTCGCGATCCCGACGGCGACGAGGTCATCGGCAGCGCGACGATCACGCGCTGA
- a CDS encoding cysteine desulfurase family protein, which produces MTSHKTVYLDHAATTPMHPAAIEAMTAVLAIVGNASSLHGTGRVARRRMEEARESLAQLLGARPSEVIFTAGGTESDNLAVKGIYWARRDAEPQRRRIITTPVEHHAVLDAVQWLAEHEGAEVTWLPVGDDGSVSPVALREALQANDDVALVSIMWANNEVGTIMPITELATIAAEFDVPMHSDAIQAVGQIPVDFAASGLSAMSVAAHKFGGPTGVGALLLRRDTSCVPLLHGGGQERDVRSGTPDVAGAVAMAAAAQVAIEGLATNSARVQQLRDRLIDGVLSTIDDVYLNGAAGDARLPANTHFTFRGCEGDSLLMLLDAKGIECSTGSACTAGVAQPSHVLLAMGADPASARGSLRLSLGHTSTEADVDAALAVLPAAVDRARQAALASAGASEQ; this is translated from the coding sequence ATGACCTCGCACAAGACGGTCTACCTCGATCACGCCGCCACCACCCCGATGCATCCCGCTGCCATCGAGGCGATGACGGCCGTGCTCGCGATCGTCGGCAACGCGTCCTCACTGCACGGCACCGGCCGGGTGGCGCGCCGTCGGATGGAGGAGGCCCGCGAGTCGCTGGCGCAGTTGCTGGGCGCCCGGCCGTCGGAGGTGATCTTCACCGCGGGCGGCACCGAAAGCGACAACCTCGCCGTCAAGGGCATCTACTGGGCCCGGCGCGACGCTGAACCCCAGCGACGCAGGATCATCACCACGCCCGTCGAACACCACGCGGTCCTCGACGCGGTGCAGTGGCTCGCTGAACACGAAGGCGCCGAGGTCACCTGGCTGCCGGTCGGCGACGACGGCTCCGTCTCACCCGTTGCCCTTCGGGAAGCATTGCAGGCCAACGACGACGTCGCTCTGGTGTCGATCATGTGGGCCAACAACGAGGTCGGCACCATCATGCCGATCACCGAATTGGCAACCATCGCAGCGGAATTCGATGTACCGATGCACAGCGACGCGATTCAGGCCGTCGGCCAGATTCCAGTGGACTTTGCGGCGAGTGGCTTGTCGGCGATGAGCGTCGCGGCCCACAAATTCGGCGGCCCGACCGGCGTCGGCGCGCTGCTGCTGCGGCGGGACACCAGCTGTGTTCCGTTGTTGCACGGCGGCGGTCAGGAGCGTGATGTGCGTTCCGGCACACCGGATGTCGCCGGGGCGGTCGCGATGGCCGCCGCCGCGCAGGTGGCGATCGAGGGCCTCGCGACCAACAGCGCGCGCGTGCAACAGTTGCGCGACCGGCTGATCGACGGTGTGCTGTCCACGATCGACGATGTGTACCTCAACGGCGCAGCCGGTGATGCGCGGCTGCCCGCCAATACACACTTCACGTTCCGCGGCTGCGAAGGCGATTCGCTGCTGATGCTGCTCGATGCCAAGGGCATCGAATGCTCGACGGGTTCGGCATGCACCGCGGGTGTCGCGCAGCCGTCGCACGTGTTGCTCGCGATGGGCGCCGATCCGGCCAGCGCGCGTGGATCGCTGCGATTGTCGTTGGGCCACACCAGCACCGAGGCCGACGTCGATGCTGCGTTGGCTGTCCTTCCCGCGGCTGTCGATCGTGCCCGCCAGGCCGCGCTGGCAAGCGCTGGAGCGTCCGAACAATGA
- a CDS encoding sensor domain-containing protein: MPVSARPLVVCCAAVVLAAGCALTVGGRALPAAPGIDDESLSPVDVETLMLDQSQMRAITGAGDDLTIIPSMDGKMPVDIDQLAKTAPPQCQWVFEETQTFGSDIEEFHKTTFQNPPRGGLISEGAAAYRDPATARRVFDGLVALVDGCASTPLGPMFVGDWSSTVDSLQMRPGNGCGRDYRVKNVVLVEVTACAFPASVPDIVMTNILAKVPG, encoded by the coding sequence ATGCCCGTATCGGCCAGACCGTTGGTGGTCTGTTGCGCCGCGGTGGTGCTGGCGGCCGGTTGCGCGCTGACGGTGGGCGGCCGTGCGCTGCCGGCGGCTCCCGGTATCGACGACGAGTCCCTGTCGCCGGTCGACGTCGAGACGCTGATGCTGGACCAGTCGCAGATGCGGGCGATCACCGGGGCCGGCGATGACCTGACGATCATCCCGAGCATGGACGGCAAGATGCCCGTCGACATCGATCAGCTCGCGAAAACCGCTCCGCCGCAATGCCAATGGGTCTTCGAAGAGACGCAGACGTTCGGATCCGATATCGAGGAGTTCCACAAGACGACGTTTCAGAATCCGCCCCGCGGCGGGCTGATCTCCGAGGGCGCGGCGGCCTATCGGGATCCCGCGACCGCCCGGCGCGTTTTCGATGGCTTGGTTGCACTTGTCGACGGCTGCGCCTCGACGCCGTTGGGTCCCATGTTCGTCGGCGACTGGAGTTCGACGGTGGATTCGCTGCAGATGCGCCCGGGTAATGGCTGTGGCCGCGACTACCGCGTGAAGAACGTCGTCCTGGTCGAGGTCACGGCGTGCGCGTTCCCGGCTTCGGTGCCCGACATCGTAATGACGAACATCCTGGCCAAGGTGCCGGGCTAG